Proteins from one Terriglobia bacterium genomic window:
- a CDS encoding zinc ribbon domain-containing protein, producing the protein MNPDIAGTYIHESNGSNYLELKPDGNCVLFEGSTAVSGTYQIDGSLITISNAGSYTKGMIRDGVITDAEGDRWILAKAGAQAAAGLTKCPNCSADLLADAKFCSNCGTVVGATATRVPPPSASARPVAVPRPTTAPTQVTFDAMIDSTPWLAGLIARNLPWELFEAIGWVAVLMLVVISVMNAKP; encoded by the coding sequence ATGAACCCAGATATCGCCGGCACGTACATTCACGAATCCAACGGCTCGAACTACCTCGAATTAAAGCCTGATGGGAATTGTGTCCTGTTTGAAGGTTCGACAGCTGTCAGCGGCACCTATCAAATCGACGGCTCTTTGATCACGATCTCCAACGCTGGGTCGTATACGAAGGGAATGATCCGGGATGGGGTGATCACCGATGCGGAGGGTGACAGATGGATTCTCGCCAAAGCCGGCGCACAGGCGGCTGCAGGCCTGACAAAGTGCCCGAACTGCAGCGCGGACCTGCTGGCAGACGCGAAATTCTGCTCAAACTGCGGCACGGTGGTGGGCGCGACGGCAACCAGAGTCCCGCCGCCTTCGGCAAGCGCCAGGCCGGTGGCTGTTCCACGCCCGACCACAGCACCGACGCAGGTAACGTTCGATGCAATGATCGACTCGACACCATGGCTGGCCGGCCTCATCGCCAGAAACCTGCCCTGGGAGCTGTTCGAGGCGATCGGCTGGGTGGCGGTGCTGATGTTGGTGGTGATCAGCGTGATGAACGCCAAGCCGTAG